From a single Arachis hypogaea cultivar Tifrunner chromosome 3, arahy.Tifrunner.gnm2.J5K5, whole genome shotgun sequence genomic region:
- the LOC112790314 gene encoding uncharacterized protein isoform X1 → MGEMRKSQPFVWKFRMNEVLVSLWYIMGLWPLAYSMLLLPTGRSSKSKVPVWPFLLLSCFRGAYALLPYFILWNPPTPSIEETELKSWPLIFLESKITAVIGYSKVDILCSESGKQRIILMDQESHDS, encoded by the exons ATGGGAGAGATGAGAAAATCACAGCCCTTCGTATGGAAATTCAG AATGAATGAAGTGCTTGTGTCATTGTGGTACATAATGGGTTTGTGGCCCTTGGCCTATAGCATGCTGCTACTTCCTACAGGAAGGAG CTCAAAAAGCAAAGTTCCTGTTTGGCCATTCCTTTTACTTTCATGTTTTCGTGGTGCATATGCGCTTCTTCCTTATTTCATACTTTGGAATCCACCAACACCTTCGATTGAAGAAACTGAGCTTAAATCATGGCCATTGATCTTTCTTGAATCAAAAATAACTGCAGTG ATTGGATATAGTAAAGTAGACATCCTCTGCTCAGAAAGTGGGAAGCAGCGAATAATTTTGATGGACCAAGAATCTCATGATTCTTGA
- the LOC112790314 gene encoding uncharacterized protein isoform X3, with product MAIKRSELCRAYPFGAVDLSWKTDSFGLLCGRSNTSALRDELDMLQEENNEVILEKLRVVEEKRQEVEARAKDLDK from the exons ATGGCTATAAAGAG GTCAGAACTTTGCAGAGCATACCCTTTCGGTGCGGTCGACCTCAGCTGGAAGACCGACAGTTTCGGTTTGCTCTGCGGCAGGAGTAATACCTCTGCACTCCGTGATGAA CTGGATATGCTACAAGAGGAGAATaatgaggttatattagaaaag TTAAGAGTTGTAGAGGAAAAACGCCAAGAAGTGGAGGCCAGAGCTAAGGATCTTGATAAATAG
- the LOC112790314 gene encoding uncharacterized protein isoform X2 yields the protein MSNIVIREILLGATTRLPWTILHGYKELGQNFAEHTLSVRSTSAGRPTVSVCSAAGLDMLQEENNEVILEKLRVVEEKRQEVEARAKDLDK from the exons ATGTCCAACATCGTCATCCGTGAGATTCTCCTCGGAGCAACCACCAGGCTTCCCTGGACAATACTCCATGGCTATAAAGAG TTAGGTCAGAACTTTGCAGAGCATACCCTTTCGGTGCGGTCGACCTCAGCTGGAAGACCGACAGTTTCGGTTTGCTCTGCGGCAGGA CTGGATATGCTACAAGAGGAGAATaatgaggttatattagaaaag TTAAGAGTTGTAGAGGAAAAACGCCAAGAAGTGGAGGCCAGAGCTAAGGATCTTGATAAATAG